One stretch of Paroedura picta isolate Pp20150507F chromosome 13, Ppicta_v3.0, whole genome shotgun sequence DNA includes these proteins:
- the LOC143822633 gene encoding tRNA (32-2'-O)-methyltransferase regulator THADA-like isoform X3, which yields MGAEEEVLQCCALYTAMGQREGLGEVFQGLLLVLEKLKQFASGSVKRCKDKNLEEAYQLLSSVSKGLWALDRSHVLPLVRCVLALQMETTNSSSSFLRLEKLVAKLSEGDESLVSEQLGQFMGSLDERIEALSPSSLQTVCMFVEESTLGRSYWQNNLMLLLKRIVVTFDVMSQDQMSRNEEWCYITVKTCLQLFKLMPKEVSPLVWEETGEHEPLQSILGSLVHIIMGKAACRDTRMLAGTAVSMLVNTAPEPHKGAATVWELYQLPNAGEGHFGMLSLPSGPWNPDGLERLVLMRGFLACCRREILSCSPDSTQQQGCLLLDVLFPALLILMEEQKDCLYYCFQVFSLWLQRLRESLHEIWKMKQNRVLAEKSRLLQGLTQCLWNNAESLVEGVSDFVHTSFQHLLEIYSLECDRFDDTERPLYGQFLQKVILMPWQARGRYFPLCAILPYLGPETVLDTYRDLPQHLLNCLSTNHLCPVASDVYKAILRQQRKVWTEGPWVGVSEEELAHKWALRWLPALSRALTSPSSSLQSNTSNYLLVWTLRLFPAAYALLAEGFQGGDPAQLQAWVTLLNVQKAVTGALPVGQETLERLSSCLFAKEDNVRLAALSLLCASPRTNQALSETELQLLKEFLPLNLNCDSSSFRQFLQASVRKALGRLRDSSLATLRQHTKSKACPAEEDPPRPLVQAVDFVEWLLQLCISSLASGSNYQRRKSALLLLAAILETSTDSWSPERKKGQPPRNMGALLSWARSKGCWDFFSKRNTLTLLSCLQDGTNEIRELASELLVSHFPAAFPESIAVAAFERAAEALSSPRVPEAEAGAVLMKTVLQKSESCTLKGLLAEANQEWAEGCRCLSFVTYLLGVLRVHVSRARRDLLQAARSAPIHGVVLALRRCLLEVPEVAAAMSKAQHVQRWRVFLSRLVESLSDAVQLLLGTLQSKQTPSCGQEATAPSFADMGNAIGSLIRLGKDPAQEDEDSVLLSEEHGLILTCCWVSVKEIGLLLGGLAEKILPLAPPVGSEPLLPLAVVKTASKVFQEILLKCRHWGAVEGCSTGFTKFCASLLSHPNPELQDVPKTILDQGLVLLSSPRSSSVTRRAAGFPMLFLCILLGEDSSKSRPLLAHCCRTLLALAGRPLSQDWNQTLDLPQVSAVHVLQTLVRGSGLGTALRQYMTPMMILVLKALDSPSWGMRNAAIQLFGALTVRLLGQNQTRDNSHGHDGVSPEAIFSHYPQLKGILLGELSLAAGASGEPQGGKFHLYPSLYAVLTFLAKLQPSTDFQDGSSGGFLEPLIRLAGNPIYAARAMAAQALVPLVPPMEYGTLLLRLALDLPQPEDTFSQNALHGHLLQIESVLAQALRMNCLSPDALFSITQQLEDHIWLVTSVQRCPLVRLAYLQVASLLVGKGPSDFAQRVWEAVKGELDCSMPAGKAGSSLIQVGAVTFRQLSVRFLCNEATRLEKLERAREVCSLLQSGHVDLQGAILTWTIETEGGRSPLLDQELQRTLWETLGNVLKGRTDPEFLKLFLEAFLHLSSRRCLPVPQEPLSPACAESRGILLSMVERGELSPDLQRHALCVLASLLTAGVEDFTVLERWCAVLERDSDPLSSEVLRVAVAKSLNTAGTGLVQRAREDAGQALRAMAVRAVSLYKEDEPNVYAEPAVFSRMLLPFLFRWLDQASTSLRLWESFRSWLKATGPGLLTSLQLCRVWWSTEGDTSLHLKALGCPKVHVAVTALLVKADLAARMLEMLERRQESSTEEIYFCSQELKGAILATQKVLAQHGMGPAVNLEMEQMGRRGALECVSGNH from the exons TGTGCATGTTTGTAGAGGAGAGCACGCTGGGGCGCTCTTACTGGCAAAACAACCTGATGCTGCTGCTGAAACGCATCGTCGTCACGTTTGATGTGATGTCACAGGACCAGATGTCCAGGAACGAAGAGTGGTGCTACATCACCGTGAAG ActtgcctgcagcttttcaagTTGATGCCAAAAGAAGTCTCACCTCTTGTGTGGGAGGAAACGGGGGAGCACGAACCtttgcaaagcattctgggaTCTCTGGTGCACATCATCATGGGAAAG GCAGCCTGCAGGGACACCCGTATGCTGGCCGGGACGGCTGTGAGCATGCTGGTCAACACAGCACCTGAACCCCAtaaaggagcagcaacagtgtgGGAACTCTATCAGTTGCCTAATGCTG GCGAAGGCCATTTCGGGATGCTCAGTTTGCCTTCAGGCCCTTGGAATCCAGACGGGCTGGAGAGGCTGGTGCTGATGcggggcttcttggcctgctgccGGAGGGAGATCCTGAGCTGTTCCCCGGATAGTACTCAGCAACAG GGGTGCCTGTTGCTGGACGTGCTGTTTCCAGCTCTTTTAATCCTGATGGAAGAGCAGAAGGATTGCCTTTACTACTGTTTCCAAG TCTTTTCCCTGTGGCTTCAGCGCCTCCGAGAGAGTCTGCATGAGATTTGGAAAATGAAGCAGAATCGTGTATTGGCAGAGAAATCCAGGCTGCTCCAGGGACTGACCCAGTGCCTCTGGAACAATGCAGAGAGCCTG GTGGAGGGAGTGTCAGATTTCGTGCACACTTCCTTTCAACATCTTCTGGAGATCTACAGTCTCGAGTGTGACCGTTTTGATGACACAGAGAGACCCCTCTATGGACAGTTCCTCCAGAAAGTCATCCTCATGCCCTGGCAGGCCAGAGGCCGATATTTTCCTCTTTGTGCAATTCTCCCTTACTTAGGACCTGAAACG GTTCTGGATACCTACAGGGACCTGCCCCAGCACCTCCTGAACTGTCTTTCGACCAACCACCTGTGTCCCGTTGCCTCGGATGTGTATAAAGCCATCTTGCGGCAGCAGCGCAAGGTCTGGACTGAGGGACCTTGGGTAGGCGTCTCGGAGGAAGAGCTCGCTCACAAGTGGGCCCTTCGCTGGCTGCCGGCCCTCTCCAGGGCCTTGACGTCCCCCAGctcctcccttcagagcaacacCTCCAACTACCTCCTCGTGTGGACCTTACGGCTCTTCCCTGCTGCTTACGCCTTGCTGGCTGAAGGCTTTCAGGGTGGAGATCCAGCCCAGCTTCAGGCCTGGGTCACCTTGCTGAACGTCCAAAAGGCCGTCACGGGGGCCTTGCCCGTGGGccaggagaccctggagagactctcttcctgcctctttgcGAAAGAGGACAACGTCCGCCTGGCGGCCCTGAGCCTCCTGTGCGCCAGCCCCAGAACCAACCAGGCCTTGTCGGAGACGGAGCTCCAGCTCCTGAAGGAGTTCTTGCCGCTCAACTTGAATTGCGACTCCTCCTCGTTCCGCCAGTTCCTACAAGCCTCGGTCAGAAAGGCCCTGGGGAGGCTGAGGGACAGCTCGCTGGCCACGCTCCGGCAGCACACGAAAAGCAAGGCATGTCCAGCCGAGGAGGATCCCCCGAGGCCCCTGGTCCAAGCAGTGG ATTTCGTGGAGTGGCTGCTGCAGCTCTGCATTTCCTCACTGGCGTCGGGGTCCAACTACCAAAGGCGGAAGTCGGCCCTCCTCCTCTTGGCCGCCATCTTGGAAACCAGCACGGACAGCTGGAGCCCTGAGCGGAAGAAGGGGCAGCCTCCTC GCAACATGGGGGCTCTGCTGAGCTGGGCCAGGAGCAAAGGCTGCTGGGATTTTTTCTCCAAAAGAAATACGCTGACGCTATTGAGCTGCTTGCAGGACGGCACGAATGAG ATCCGCGAATTGGCATCCGAGCTACTCGTGAGTCACTTCCCAGCAGCTTTCCCAGAGTCCATTGCCGTGGCCGCATTTGAGCGGGCAGCAGAAGCCTTGAGCAGCCCCCGGGTCCCGGAGGCAGAAGCTGGAGCCGTGCTGATGAAAACCGTCCTTCAAAA GTCAGAAAGCTGTACCCTGAAAGGCCTTTTGGCAGAGGCCAATCAAGAGTGGGCGGAGGGGTGTCGATGCCTGAGCTTCGTCACGTATCTCCTTGGCGTGCTGCGGGTCCACGTCTCCAGAGCTCGCAGGGACTTGTTGCAGGCGGCTCGTTCGGCACCGATACACG GGGTGGTCTTGGCTCTCAGGAGGTGTCTGCTGGAGGTGCCGGAGGTGGCTGCCGCTATGTCAAAAGCGCAGCATGTGCAACGCTGGCGGGTTTTCCTTAGCCGCTTGGTGGAGAGCCTGAGTGATGCTGTCCAGTTGCTTCTGGGAACGCTGCAGAGCAAACAGACCCCCAGCTGTGGCCAAGAAG CCACGGCGCCTTCGTTTGCTGACATGGGGAATGCGATCGGCTCTCTCATCCGGCTCGGGAAGGACCCGGCACAGGAAGATGAGGATTCCGTCCTGCTTTCCGAGGAACACGGCCTCATCCTGACCTGCTGCTGGGTCTCCGTGAAA GAAATTGGGCTGCTCTTGGGGGGCCTGGCCGAGAAGATTTTGCCTCTAGCGCCCCCTGTGGGATCTGAACCTCTCCTGCCACTCGCGGTGGTAAAGAcggcctccaaggtgttccaggaGATCTTACTGAAGTGCCGACACTGG GGTGCCGTGGAGGGCTGCAGTACAGGATTCACCAAGTTCTGTGCCTCGTTACTAAGccaccccaacccagagcttCAAGATGTGCCGAAGACCATACTAGATCAG GGCTTGGTGTTACTCAGCAGTCCCAGGAGCAGCTCTGTGACTCGCCGAGCCGCCGGTTTCCCCATGCTCTTCTTATGCATTCTGCTCGGGGAAGACTCCTCCAAGTCCCGCCCTCTGCTGGCCCACTGCTGCCGGACTTTGCTAGCCTTAGCCGGCAGGCCCCTCTCCCAAGACTGGAACCAGACCCTGGACTTGCCTCAG GTCTCAGCAGTGCACGTGCTGCAAACCCTGGTCCGGGGGTCTGGTCTCGGGACAGCCCTTCGTCAGTACATGACTCCCATGATGATTCTGGTCCTCAAGGCACTCGACTCGCCTAGCTGGGGCATGAGGAACGCTGCCATCCAGCTCTTTG GTGCTTTAACAGTTCGGCTGCTGGGCCAAAACCAGACTCGGGACAACAGCCATGGCCACGATGGGGTGAGCCCTGAGGCGATTTTCAGCCACTACCCTCAACTGAAGGGCATCCTTCTTGGAGAGCTCTCCTTGGCTGCAGGGGCGTCAGGAGAACCCCAAGGAGGGAAGTTCCACCTCTACCCCTCTCTTTACGCCGTCCTCACCTTTCTGGCCAAGCTCCAGCCTAGTACAGACTTCCAGGACGG CAGTTCCGGCGGCTTCCTGGAGCCCTTGATCCGGCTTGCAGGAAACCCCATTTATGCTGCGCGGGCGATGGCAGCccaagccctggtgcctcttgtTCCTCCCATGGAGTACGGGACCCTCCTCTTACGACTGGCCTTGGATTTGCCGCAGCCGGAGGATACATTTTCCCAGAATGCATTGCATGGACACCTGTTGCAGATTGAGTCTGTGCTGGCCCAGGCATTGCGTATGAATTG CCTGTCTCCCGATGCACTGTTCTCCATCACTCAACAGTTGGAAGATCATATCTGGCTGGTCACATCTGTCCAGCGGTGTCCCCTGGTTCGGTTGGCCTATCTCCAGGTGGCCTCTCTTCTGGTTGGAAAGGGTCCCTCTGACTTTGCCCAGAGAGTCTGGGAAGCTGTGAAGGGTGAACTGGATTGTTCCATGCCAGCAGGGAAGGCTGGTTCATCTCTGATTCAG GTTGGCGCGGTTACATTTCGCCAGCTCTCCGTCCGCTTTCTCTGCAATGAGGCCACGAGGCTCGAAAAACTGGAGAGAGCCCGTGAAGTTTGCTCGCTCCTGCAGAGCGGCCATGTGGACTTGCAAGGAGCCATCCTGACCTGGACGATCGAAACAGAGGGCGGAAGAAGCCCACTTCTCGACCAAGAGCTGCAGCGAACACTCTGG GAGACACTGGGGAATGTGCTGAAAGGAAGGACAGACCCTGAGTTTCTGAAGTTGtttctggaggcttttctgcatCTCAGCAGCCGCCGGTGCCTGCCTGTTCCCCAGGAGCCATTGAGCCCTGCATGTGCAGAGAGCAGGGGGATCCTGCTCTCTATGGTGGAAAGAGGAGAGCTCAGCCCAGACCTCCAGCGTCACGCGCTGTGCGTTCTGGCTTCACTCCTGACTGCAGG CGTTGAGGATTTTACTGTATTGGAACGGTGGTGTGCTGTTCTAGAAAGGGACAGCGATCCCCTTTCTTCAGAGGTGCTCAGAGTGGCTGTGGCCAAGTCACTGAACACAGCAGGAACGGGCCTGGTTCAGAGAGCCCGGGAAGATGCAGGGCAAGCTCTTCGTGCCATGGCTGTGCG gGCGGTCAGCCTATATAAAGAAGACGAGCCAAACGTTTACGCAGAGCCAGCTGTCTTTTCCCGAATgttgcttcctttcctcttccggTGGCTTGACCAAGCATCTACCTCTCTCAGGCTTTGGGAGTCCTTTCGATCTTGGCTGAAAGCCACGGGACCTGGGCTCTTAACCAGCCTACAACTCTGCAGGGTGTGGTGGAGCACAG AGGGCGACACTTCCTTGCACCTGAAGGCTCTAGGATGTCCGAAGGTTCACGTTGCAGTCACCGCCCTGCTTGTCAAGGCTGACCTCGCGGCCCGTATGCTGGAGATGCTGGAAAGGAGACAGGAATCCAGCACTGAAGAAATCTACTTCTGCTCCCAAGAGCTGAAAGGTGCAATTTTGGCTACGCAGAAGGTGCTCGCTCAGCATGGGATGGGACCAGCAGTCAACTTGGAGATGGAACAGATGGGAAGACGGGGGGCTCTCGAATGTGTTTCAGGAAATCACTGA
- the LOC143822633 gene encoding tRNA (32-2'-O)-methyltransferase regulator THADA-like isoform X2 — protein sequence MGAEEEVLQCCALYTAMGQREGLGEVFQGLLLVLEKLKQFASGSVKRCKDKNLEEAYQLLSSVSKGLWALDRSHVLPLVRCVLALQMETTNSSSSFLRLEKLVAKLSEGDESLVSEQLGQFMGSLDERIEALSPSSLQTVCMFVEESTLGRSYWQNNLMLLLKRIVVTFDVMSQDQMSRNEEWCYITVKTCLQLFKLMPKEVSPLVWEETGEHEPLQSILGSLVHIIMGKAACRDTRMLAGTAVSMLVNTAPEPHKGAATVWELYQLPNAGEGHFGMLSLPSGPWNPDGLERLVLMRGFLACCRREILSCSPDSTQQQGCLLLDVLFPALLILMEEQKDCLYYCFQVFSLWLQRLRESLHEIWKMKQNRVLAEKSRLLQGLTQCLWNNAESLVEGVSDFVHTSFQHLLEIYSLECDRFDDTERPLYGQFLQKVILMPWQARGRYFPLCAILPYLGPETVLDTYRDLPQHLLNCLSTNHLCPVASDVYKAILRQQRKVWTEGPWVGVSEEELAHKWALRWLPALSRALTSPSSSLQSNTSNYLLVWTLRLFPAAYALLAEGFQGGDPAQLQAWVTLLNVQKAVTGALPVGQETLERLSSCLFAKEDNVRLAALSLLCASPRTNQALSETELQLLKEFLPLNLNCDSSSFRQFLQASVRKALGRLRDSSLATLRQHTKSKACPAEEDPPRPLVQAVDFVEWLLQLCISSLASGSNYQRRKSALLLLAAILETSTDSWSPERKKGQPPRNMGALLSWARSKGCWDFFSKRNTLTLLSCLQDGTNEIRELASELLVSHFPAAFPESIAVAAFERAAEALSSPRVPEAEAGAVLMKTVLQKSESCTLKGLLAEANQEWAEGCRCLSFVTYLLGVLRVHVSRARRDLLQAARSAPIHGVVLALRRCLLEVPEVAAAMSKAQHVQRWRVFLSRLVESLSDAVQLLLGTLQSKQTPSCGQEATAPSFADMGNAIGSLIRLGKDPAQEDEDSVLLSEEHGLILTCCWVSVKEIGLLLGGLAEKILPLAPPVGSEPLLPLAVVKTASKVFQEILLKCRHWGAVEGCSTGFTKFCASLLSHPNPELQDVPKTILDQGLVLLSSPRSSSVTRRAAGFPMLFLCILLGEDSSKSRPLLAHCCRTLLALAGRPLSQDWNQTLDLPQVSAVHVLQTLVRGSGLGTALRQYMTPMMILVLKALDSPSWGMRNAAIQLFGALTVRLLGQNQTRDNSHGHDGVSPEAIFSHYPQLKGILLGELSLAAGASGEPQGGKFHLYPSLYAVLTFLAKLQPSTDFQDGSGGFLEPLIRLAGNPIYAARAMAAQALVPLVPPMEYGTLLLRLALDLPQPEDTFSQNALHGHLLQIESVLAQALRMNCLSPDALFSITQQLEDHIWLVTSVQRCPLVRLAYLQVASLLVGKGPSDFAQRVWEAVKGELDCSMPAGKAGSSLIQVGAVTFRQLSVRFLCNEATRLEKLERAREVCSLLQSGHVDLQGAILTWTIETEGGRSPLLDQELQRTLWETLGNVLKGRTDPEFLKLFLEAFLHLSSRRCLPVPQEPLSPACAESRGILLSMVERGELSPDLQRHALCVLASLLTAGVEDFTVLERWCAVLERDSDPLSSEVLRVAVAKSLNTAGTGLVQRAREDAGQALRAMAVRLIATAISLLQDEDQDVRLEVSLFASLIVQGQPLSRVPSPGSRPWLHSNKGLVGLLHLLLEEFWRCPETFASLVRHLPNADLHKALVELEDQGAVSLYKEDEPNVYAEPAVFSRMLLPFLFRWLDQASTSLRLWESFRSWLKATGPGLLTSLQLCRVWWSTEGDTSLHLKALGCPKVHVAVTALLVKADLAARMLEMLERRQESSTEEIYFCSQELKGAILATQKVLAQHGMGPAVNLEMEQMGRRGALECVSGNH from the exons TGTGCATGTTTGTAGAGGAGAGCACGCTGGGGCGCTCTTACTGGCAAAACAACCTGATGCTGCTGCTGAAACGCATCGTCGTCACGTTTGATGTGATGTCACAGGACCAGATGTCCAGGAACGAAGAGTGGTGCTACATCACCGTGAAG ActtgcctgcagcttttcaagTTGATGCCAAAAGAAGTCTCACCTCTTGTGTGGGAGGAAACGGGGGAGCACGAACCtttgcaaagcattctgggaTCTCTGGTGCACATCATCATGGGAAAG GCAGCCTGCAGGGACACCCGTATGCTGGCCGGGACGGCTGTGAGCATGCTGGTCAACACAGCACCTGAACCCCAtaaaggagcagcaacagtgtgGGAACTCTATCAGTTGCCTAATGCTG GCGAAGGCCATTTCGGGATGCTCAGTTTGCCTTCAGGCCCTTGGAATCCAGACGGGCTGGAGAGGCTGGTGCTGATGcggggcttcttggcctgctgccGGAGGGAGATCCTGAGCTGTTCCCCGGATAGTACTCAGCAACAG GGGTGCCTGTTGCTGGACGTGCTGTTTCCAGCTCTTTTAATCCTGATGGAAGAGCAGAAGGATTGCCTTTACTACTGTTTCCAAG TCTTTTCCCTGTGGCTTCAGCGCCTCCGAGAGAGTCTGCATGAGATTTGGAAAATGAAGCAGAATCGTGTATTGGCAGAGAAATCCAGGCTGCTCCAGGGACTGACCCAGTGCCTCTGGAACAATGCAGAGAGCCTG GTGGAGGGAGTGTCAGATTTCGTGCACACTTCCTTTCAACATCTTCTGGAGATCTACAGTCTCGAGTGTGACCGTTTTGATGACACAGAGAGACCCCTCTATGGACAGTTCCTCCAGAAAGTCATCCTCATGCCCTGGCAGGCCAGAGGCCGATATTTTCCTCTTTGTGCAATTCTCCCTTACTTAGGACCTGAAACG GTTCTGGATACCTACAGGGACCTGCCCCAGCACCTCCTGAACTGTCTTTCGACCAACCACCTGTGTCCCGTTGCCTCGGATGTGTATAAAGCCATCTTGCGGCAGCAGCGCAAGGTCTGGACTGAGGGACCTTGGGTAGGCGTCTCGGAGGAAGAGCTCGCTCACAAGTGGGCCCTTCGCTGGCTGCCGGCCCTCTCCAGGGCCTTGACGTCCCCCAGctcctcccttcagagcaacacCTCCAACTACCTCCTCGTGTGGACCTTACGGCTCTTCCCTGCTGCTTACGCCTTGCTGGCTGAAGGCTTTCAGGGTGGAGATCCAGCCCAGCTTCAGGCCTGGGTCACCTTGCTGAACGTCCAAAAGGCCGTCACGGGGGCCTTGCCCGTGGGccaggagaccctggagagactctcttcctgcctctttgcGAAAGAGGACAACGTCCGCCTGGCGGCCCTGAGCCTCCTGTGCGCCAGCCCCAGAACCAACCAGGCCTTGTCGGAGACGGAGCTCCAGCTCCTGAAGGAGTTCTTGCCGCTCAACTTGAATTGCGACTCCTCCTCGTTCCGCCAGTTCCTACAAGCCTCGGTCAGAAAGGCCCTGGGGAGGCTGAGGGACAGCTCGCTGGCCACGCTCCGGCAGCACACGAAAAGCAAGGCATGTCCAGCCGAGGAGGATCCCCCGAGGCCCCTGGTCCAAGCAGTGG ATTTCGTGGAGTGGCTGCTGCAGCTCTGCATTTCCTCACTGGCGTCGGGGTCCAACTACCAAAGGCGGAAGTCGGCCCTCCTCCTCTTGGCCGCCATCTTGGAAACCAGCACGGACAGCTGGAGCCCTGAGCGGAAGAAGGGGCAGCCTCCTC GCAACATGGGGGCTCTGCTGAGCTGGGCCAGGAGCAAAGGCTGCTGGGATTTTTTCTCCAAAAGAAATACGCTGACGCTATTGAGCTGCTTGCAGGACGGCACGAATGAG ATCCGCGAATTGGCATCCGAGCTACTCGTGAGTCACTTCCCAGCAGCTTTCCCAGAGTCCATTGCCGTGGCCGCATTTGAGCGGGCAGCAGAAGCCTTGAGCAGCCCCCGGGTCCCGGAGGCAGAAGCTGGAGCCGTGCTGATGAAAACCGTCCTTCAAAA GTCAGAAAGCTGTACCCTGAAAGGCCTTTTGGCAGAGGCCAATCAAGAGTGGGCGGAGGGGTGTCGATGCCTGAGCTTCGTCACGTATCTCCTTGGCGTGCTGCGGGTCCACGTCTCCAGAGCTCGCAGGGACTTGTTGCAGGCGGCTCGTTCGGCACCGATACACG GGGTGGTCTTGGCTCTCAGGAGGTGTCTGCTGGAGGTGCCGGAGGTGGCTGCCGCTATGTCAAAAGCGCAGCATGTGCAACGCTGGCGGGTTTTCCTTAGCCGCTTGGTGGAGAGCCTGAGTGATGCTGTCCAGTTGCTTCTGGGAACGCTGCAGAGCAAACAGACCCCCAGCTGTGGCCAAGAAG CCACGGCGCCTTCGTTTGCTGACATGGGGAATGCGATCGGCTCTCTCATCCGGCTCGGGAAGGACCCGGCACAGGAAGATGAGGATTCCGTCCTGCTTTCCGAGGAACACGGCCTCATCCTGACCTGCTGCTGGGTCTCCGTGAAA GAAATTGGGCTGCTCTTGGGGGGCCTGGCCGAGAAGATTTTGCCTCTAGCGCCCCCTGTGGGATCTGAACCTCTCCTGCCACTCGCGGTGGTAAAGAcggcctccaaggtgttccaggaGATCTTACTGAAGTGCCGACACTGG GGTGCCGTGGAGGGCTGCAGTACAGGATTCACCAAGTTCTGTGCCTCGTTACTAAGccaccccaacccagagcttCAAGATGTGCCGAAGACCATACTAGATCAG GGCTTGGTGTTACTCAGCAGTCCCAGGAGCAGCTCTGTGACTCGCCGAGCCGCCGGTTTCCCCATGCTCTTCTTATGCATTCTGCTCGGGGAAGACTCCTCCAAGTCCCGCCCTCTGCTGGCCCACTGCTGCCGGACTTTGCTAGCCTTAGCCGGCAGGCCCCTCTCCCAAGACTGGAACCAGACCCTGGACTTGCCTCAG GTCTCAGCAGTGCACGTGCTGCAAACCCTGGTCCGGGGGTCTGGTCTCGGGACAGCCCTTCGTCAGTACATGACTCCCATGATGATTCTGGTCCTCAAGGCACTCGACTCGCCTAGCTGGGGCATGAGGAACGCTGCCATCCAGCTCTTTG GTGCTTTAACAGTTCGGCTGCTGGGCCAAAACCAGACTCGGGACAACAGCCATGGCCACGATGGGGTGAGCCCTGAGGCGATTTTCAGCCACTACCCTCAACTGAAGGGCATCCTTCTTGGAGAGCTCTCCTTGGCTGCAGGGGCGTCAGGAGAACCCCAAGGAGGGAAGTTCCACCTCTACCCCTCTCTTTACGCCGTCCTCACCTTTCTGGCCAAGCTCCAGCCTAGTACAGACTTCCAGGACGG TTCCGGCGGCTTCCTGGAGCCCTTGATCCGGCTTGCAGGAAACCCCATTTATGCTGCGCGGGCGATGGCAGCccaagccctggtgcctcttgtTCCTCCCATGGAGTACGGGACCCTCCTCTTACGACTGGCCTTGGATTTGCCGCAGCCGGAGGATACATTTTCCCAGAATGCATTGCATGGACACCTGTTGCAGATTGAGTCTGTGCTGGCCCAGGCATTGCGTATGAATTG CCTGTCTCCCGATGCACTGTTCTCCATCACTCAACAGTTGGAAGATCATATCTGGCTGGTCACATCTGTCCAGCGGTGTCCCCTGGTTCGGTTGGCCTATCTCCAGGTGGCCTCTCTTCTGGTTGGAAAGGGTCCCTCTGACTTTGCCCAGAGAGTCTGGGAAGCTGTGAAGGGTGAACTGGATTGTTCCATGCCAGCAGGGAAGGCTGGTTCATCTCTGATTCAG GTTGGCGCGGTTACATTTCGCCAGCTCTCCGTCCGCTTTCTCTGCAATGAGGCCACGAGGCTCGAAAAACTGGAGAGAGCCCGTGAAGTTTGCTCGCTCCTGCAGAGCGGCCATGTGGACTTGCAAGGAGCCATCCTGACCTGGACGATCGAAACAGAGGGCGGAAGAAGCCCACTTCTCGACCAAGAGCTGCAGCGAACACTCTGG GAGACACTGGGGAATGTGCTGAAAGGAAGGACAGACCCTGAGTTTCTGAAGTTGtttctggaggcttttctgcatCTCAGCAGCCGCCGGTGCCTGCCTGTTCCCCAGGAGCCATTGAGCCCTGCATGTGCAGAGAGCAGGGGGATCCTGCTCTCTATGGTGGAAAGAGGAGAGCTCAGCCCAGACCTCCAGCGTCACGCGCTGTGCGTTCTGGCTTCACTCCTGACTGCAGG CGTTGAGGATTTTACTGTATTGGAACGGTGGTGTGCTGTTCTAGAAAGGGACAGCGATCCCCTTTCTTCAGAGGTGCTCAGAGTGGCTGTGGCCAAGTCACTGAACACAGCAGGAACGGGCCTGGTTCAGAGAGCCCGGGAAGATGCAGGGCAAGCTCTTCGTGCCATGGCTGTGCG CctgatagccacagccatttccctGCTCCAAGACGAGGACCAAGACGTGCGGCTCGAAGTCTCCCTCTTTGCCAGCCTCATAGTGCAGGGGCAGCCTCTGTCAAGGGTTCCCTCTCCAGGCAGTCGTCCTTGGCTTCATAGCAACAAGGGGCTGGTCGGCCTTCTCCATCTCCTGCTGGAAGAGTTCTGGCGTTGCCCAGAAACCTTTGCGTCTTTGGTGCGTCATCTCCCCAACGCTGATCTCCACAAGGCTTTGGTGGAGCTGGAGGACCAGGG gGCGGTCAGCCTATATAAAGAAGACGAGCCAAACGTTTACGCAGAGCCAGCTGTCTTTTCCCGAATgttgcttcctttcctcttccggTGGCTTGACCAAGCATCTACCTCTCTCAGGCTTTGGGAGTCCTTTCGATCTTGGCTGAAAGCCACGGGACCTGGGCTCTTAACCAGCCTACAACTCTGCAGGGTGTGGTGGAGCACAG AGGGCGACACTTCCTTGCACCTGAAGGCTCTAGGATGTCCGAAGGTTCACGTTGCAGTCACCGCCCTGCTTGTCAAGGCTGACCTCGCGGCCCGTATGCTGGAGATGCTGGAAAGGAGACAGGAATCCAGCACTGAAGAAATCTACTTCTGCTCCCAAGAGCTGAAAGGTGCAATTTTGGCTACGCAGAAGGTGCTCGCTCAGCATGGGATGGGACCAGCAGTCAACTTGGAGATGGAACAGATGGGAAGACGGGGGGCTCTCGAATGTGTTTCAGGAAATCACTGA